Proteins found in one Mycoplasmopsis bovigenitalium genomic segment:
- the rplJ gene encoding 50S ribosomal protein L10, producing the protein MQFKESKFKLAKKELSKEIASKLSKAKALVVAEYRGLTVQDLTQLRVEAKKVGIELVVFKNRIVKYALEGTGYEALADHLVGPNIFAFSNEDELAAAKVLHKFAKTNKLLVLKAGIFEGKVIDAKGVAEVATLPNYEEALGILARSLIAPLQQLSLSLKLYSEKESE; encoded by the coding sequence ATGCAATTTAAAGAATCAAAATTTAAATTAGCTAAAAAAGAACTAAGCAAAGAAATAGCTTCTAAGTTATCAAAAGCTAAAGCACTTGTTGTTGCTGAGTATCGTGGTTTAACAGTTCAAGATTTAACACAATTACGTGTTGAAGCTAAAAAAGTTGGCATCGAACTAGTTGTTTTCAAAAACCGTATTGTTAAGTATGCGCTTGAAGGCACAGGTTATGAAGCACTAGCTGACCACTTAGTAGGACCAAACATTTTTGCATTTAGCAACGAAGATGAGTTAGCTGCTGCTAAAGTTCTACACAAATTTGCTAAAACAAATAAATTATTAGTATTAAAAGCTGGTATCTTTGAAGGCAAAGTTATTGATGCTAAAGGAGTTGCTGAGGTTGCTACTTTACCAAACTATGAAGAAGCACTTGGAATTCTTGCACGTTCACTTATCGCGCCTTTACAACAACTATCCCTTTCTTTAAAACTTTACAGTGAAAAAGAAAGTGAATAA
- a CDS encoding iron-sulfur cluster assembly scaffold protein, translating into MSYNQNQRREIIMSHYVNPINKKELNGEYFEKHGQACADYLKFNFSIKDDKVVDLFFEGKGCAFMIASTDIFIELVNGRKISEIIEIINVYENFLSNGGDDKIEEKLGKLSIFKNVLDHPNRFYCATMMSSVLKEKIVNE; encoded by the coding sequence TTGTCATATAATCAAAATCAAAGAAGAGAAATTATAATGTCTCATTATGTGAATCCAATTAACAAAAAAGAATTAAATGGGGAATATTTTGAAAAACATGGTCAAGCCTGCGCTGATTATTTGAAATTTAATTTTTCAATAAAGGATGATAAAGTTGTTGACTTATTTTTCGAAGGCAAGGGTTGTGCATTTATGATTGCTTCAACCGACATATTCATCGAGTTAGTGAATGGTAGAAAAATTTCCGAAATCATTGAAATAATAAACGTTTATGAAAATTTTTTAAGTAATGGCGGAGATGATAAAATTGAAGAAAAATTAGGTAAATTATCTATTTTTAAAAATGTATTAGACCATCCGAACCGCTTTTATTGTGCAACTATGATGTCAAGCGTTTTAAAAGAAAAGATTGTTAATGAGTAA
- a CDS encoding cupin domain-containing protein, producing MKSNINIECNFIELLQTLNINNGEEYTHKIIDSGKNRVEIIYSKNASTNWLEENNIELAFLIKGEAKILDSNNKIYNLKQGDCLRINSNQRHKVLNTSTDSIWIAIHLEENND from the coding sequence ATGAAATCTAATATAAATATTGAATGTAATTTCATAGAATTGTTACAAACCCTAAATATCAATAATGGTGAAGAATATACTCATAAAATAATTGATTCTGGTAAAAATCGTGTTGAAATTATTTACTCAAAAAATGCCTCAACAAATTGGCTAGAAGAAAACAATATTGAGTTAGCGTTTTTGATAAAAGGTGAAGCAAAAATATTAGATAGCAATAATAAAATATATAACCTAAAGCAGGGCGATTGTTTAAGGATAAATTCAAATCAACGCCATAAAGTTTTAAATACAAGCACTGATTCAATTTGAATTGCAATTCATTTGGAGGAAAATAATGATTAA
- a CDS encoding Y-family DNA polymerase, with product MSKIIFHIDFDSYFASAHRVLNPQYDGKPIAISNKKLKRSIASSISYELKNKGAKTGWPIYKILEVEPNTIFIEPNFDLYINLSNKIFDFLAENYSKNIEVYSIDECWMDVSDICNEDNAVLLAKKMQLEIKNKFRIPISIGISHNKFMAKMTTGLAKPFGIMYTKFNDIPTKIWPLDISEYFGIGKSTARKLKDIGITTIGKLASSNKFDHDLFNIWRSQTIFFINQSRGISSDNLNYEHNDLKSISNELTFMSIDLDERDQIYKIIYNLCQKVALRAYNRNALGYVITVSVRSTNRVWTRKQITLDYPTNDLNFIYEKARILFNQLFNEEYIRGVGVKLSRLVNEFDVSKKISLFEDENIDNSNKLKNIIKDINSKMNKKVIKTGDEFVRNKTKENIQNRYLSEDMKKG from the coding sequence ATGAGTAAAATAATTTTTCATATTGATTTTGATTCATACTTCGCAAGCGCGCACAGAGTTTTAAATCCTCAATATGACGGAAAACCAATTGCAATTAGTAATAAAAAATTAAAAAGATCTATTGCCTCTTCAATCAGTTATGAATTAAAAAATAAGGGAGCTAAAACAGGTTGGCCTATTTATAAGATATTAGAAGTTGAGCCAAACACAATATTTATTGAACCCAATTTTGATCTTTATATAAATTTATCTAACAAAATATTCGATTTTTTGGCGGAAAATTATTCAAAAAATATCGAAGTATATTCAATTGACGAATGCTGAATGGATGTTAGTGATATTTGCAATGAAGATAATGCGGTTTTACTTGCTAAAAAAATGCAATTAGAAATTAAAAATAAGTTTAGAATACCAATATCAATTGGAATTTCACATAACAAATTTATGGCCAAAATGACAACAGGTTTGGCAAAACCTTTTGGAATTATGTACACAAAATTCAATGATATACCAACCAAAATTTGACCTTTGGATATAAGCGAATATTTCGGAATAGGAAAATCAACCGCTCGAAAACTTAAAGATATCGGCATAACTACCATTGGAAAACTGGCATCATCAAATAAATTTGACCATGATTTATTCAATATTTGAAGATCTCAAACTATTTTTTTTATAAACCAGTCGCGAGGCATAAGTTCAGATAATTTAAATTATGAACACAATGACTTAAAATCAATTTCTAACGAGTTAACTTTTATGTCAATTGATCTTGACGAGCGAGACCAAATTTACAAAATTATCTATAATTTGTGTCAAAAAGTTGCATTAAGAGCCTACAATCGCAATGCATTAGGATATGTTATTACTGTTTCAGTTCGCTCAACAAATAGAGTTTGAACAAGAAAACAAATAACACTTGATTATCCAACAAATGATTTAAATTTTATTTATGAAAAAGCTAGAATTCTTTTTAATCAATTATTTAATGAAGAATATATACGTGGAGTTGGGGTTAAACTTTCAAGACTTGTAAATGAGTTTGATGTTTCTAAAAAAATTAGCTTATTTGAAGATGAAAATATTGACAATTCTAATAAATTAAAAAATATAATAAAAGATATAAATTCAAAAATGAATAAAAAAGTTATTAAAACTGGTGATGAATTTGTTAGAAATAAAACTAAGGAAAACATTCAAAATAGATATCTTAGCGAAGATATGAAAAAGGGGTAA
- the rplL gene encoding 50S ribosomal protein L7/L12 produces MAKLEKDTFISALKEMSIKEVMELVEAMKEEFGIDPSAVAVAAAPAAAEASEEKSTVNVVITADNGKKLAIVKVVKETLGLALMDANKLVSALPATVKENVSKNEAEELKAKLTEAGATVEFK; encoded by the coding sequence ATGGCTAAATTAGAAAAAGACACATTTATTTCTGCTTTAAAAGAAATGTCAATTAAAGAAGTTATGGAATTAGTTGAAGCAATGAAAGAAGAATTTGGAATTGACCCATCAGCTGTTGCTGTTGCCGCTGCTCCTGCTGCTGCTGAAGCTTCTGAAGAAAAATCAACTGTAAACGTTGTTATTACAGCTGACAATGGTAAAAAATTAGCTATTGTTAAAGTTGTTAAAGAAACTTTAGGATTAGCTCTAATGGATGCAAACAAATTAGTTTCTGCACTTCCAGCAACTGTTAAAGAAAATGTTTCAAAAAACGAAGCTGAAGAACTTAAAGCAAAACTAACTGAAGCTGGTGCTACAGTAGAATTCAAATAA
- the rplM gene encoding 50S ribosomal protein L13: MRQTTIVNRENANKKWYVVDAEGQVLGRLAATVASILRGKNKPTFTPNADMGDYVIVINAEKVVLTANKEEDKIYYHHSGYPGGLKSITAGKLRVKKPTALVQKAVAGMLPHTKLGNKQIKNLFVYAGPEHKHAAQQPESLEVK; this comes from the coding sequence ATGAGACAAACAACTATTGTTAATAGAGAAAACGCAAACAAAAAATGATACGTTGTTGATGCAGAAGGACAAGTTTTAGGTCGTCTAGCTGCTACAGTGGCATCAATTCTAAGAGGAAAAAACAAACCAACATTTACCCCTAATGCTGACATGGGTGATTATGTAATTGTTATAAATGCTGAAAAAGTTGTACTTACAGCAAATAAAGAAGAAGATAAAATTTACTACCACCACTCAGGTTACCCAGGTGGGCTAAAAAGTATTACTGCCGGAAAATTAAGAGTTAAAAAACCAACTGCATTAGTTCAAAAAGCAGTTGCCGGTATGTTACCTCATACAAAATTAGGTAACAAACAAATTAAAAACCTATTTGTTTATGCAGGCCCAGAACACAAGCACGCTGCACAACAACCAGAAAGTCTAGAGGTAAAATAA
- a CDS encoding pseudouridine synthase: protein MVNERIQKLIAQSGKYSRREAEKLIENGKVRVNGKVAQLGDKATINDAIYVNNKKIDLVNNKLVYYVLNKPKKTITSLKDQFNRQTVVDLVPNDYRVVPVGRLDYNTTGTLILTNDLEIVNKLTHPKYEIPRTYRARIDEPLTLKQFNQLNSGIVVNGKISNQIVDQIENKSYLVTLNVGSYHHVKKLFEALGRKVINLKRVSYANINVETMPEGTYRDLTFKELKDLKNIIRLQEEKLSKK, encoded by the coding sequence ATGGTAAATGAAAGAATTCAAAAATTAATAGCGCAATCTGGCAAATACTCTCGAAGAGAAGCTGAAAAATTGATTGAAAATGGCAAGGTTAGAGTGAATGGAAAGGTTGCACAACTTGGAGATAAAGCAACTATAAACGATGCAATTTATGTCAATAATAAAAAAATAGATTTAGTGAATAATAAATTAGTTTACTATGTTCTAAATAAACCAAAAAAAACAATAACTAGCCTTAAAGACCAATTTAATCGTCAAACCGTTGTTGATTTAGTGCCTAATGATTATAGAGTTGTTCCAGTTGGCAGACTAGATTACAATACAACTGGTACCTTGATTTTAACTAATGATTTAGAAATTGTTAATAAACTAACTCATCCAAAGTATGAAATTCCTAGAACATATCGTGCAAGAATTGATGAACCTCTAACACTAAAACAATTTAACCAATTGAATTCAGGAATAGTTGTAAACGGTAAAATATCAAATCAAATAGTTGACCAAATAGAAAACAAAAGTTACCTTGTTACATTGAATGTCGGTTCATACCATCATGTTAAAAAACTTTTTGAAGCATTAGGTAGAAAAGTAATAAATCTTAAAAGAGTTAGTTATGCTAATATAAATGTAGAGACAATGCCAGAAGGCACTTACCGAGACTTAACATTTAAAGAATTAAAAGACCTAAAAAATATAATTAGGTTACAAGAAGAAAAGTTATCAAAAAAATAA
- the rpsI gene encoding 30S ribosomal protein S9 gives MATKNVIEYRGLGRRKSSTARVILRPGKGKFVINRRDAREYLASDLFIQDAEQPLVLTDTKGTFDITVNVRGGGLSGQAGAIRLGISRALLLASDSYRAKLKPAGMLTRDARVKERKKPGLRKARRSRQFSKR, from the coding sequence ATGGCTACTAAAAATGTTATTGAATATCGTGGTTTAGGACGTCGTAAAAGTTCTACAGCTCGTGTTATCTTAAGACCTGGAAAAGGTAAATTTGTTATCAACCGTCGTGACGCAAGAGAATATTTAGCTTCTGACTTATTTATTCAAGATGCTGAACAACCACTAGTTTTAACTGACACAAAAGGAACATTTGACATTACAGTTAATGTTCGTGGTGGTGGACTAAGTGGCCAAGCCGGAGCAATTCGTTTAGGAATTTCTCGTGCATTATTACTTGCAAGTGACTCATACAGAGCTAAATTAAAACCAGCGGGAATGTTAACTCGTGATGCACGTGTTAAAGAACGTAAAAAACCTGGTCTTCGTAAAGCTCGTCGTTCACGTCAATTCTCAAAACGTTAA
- a CDS encoding DHH family phosphoesterase: MKQKFTQFWQYILENEYITLLTHKNPDGDTIGSSIALREIILLNSKKTKQVEISGGDCPRNLEFLFPNKLDLVDKDFFDKSLKIVVDTCNKKRVFDQRVEPIHSLKFDHHPEEDQFMFGIGGDYWPATGQLLAEMVIELNLKVNQLALQAMTIAILTDTNNFTERNISSKTFDVMSWIMTKGVDYKKAINSIKLNNEEKQIIHNTISTIKTEGIVSYIISEKIISNDIVRPLVNQFLNISNSEVNLAVLKDKRGLYRCSIRSTSSFDVNEIAKIFGGGGHHNSSGFILNSIEEVKNVLEIINAKK; the protein is encoded by the coding sequence ATGAAACAAAAATTTACTCAATTTTGACAATACATACTTGAAAATGAATATATAACATTGCTCACTCACAAAAACCCAGATGGCGATACTATTGGATCGTCGATTGCGCTAAGGGAAATAATTTTACTAAATAGCAAAAAAACAAAACAAGTGGAAATATCAGGAGGGGATTGTCCGCGGAATCTTGAATTTTTATTCCCAAATAAATTGGACTTAGTGGATAAAGATTTTTTTGATAAATCATTAAAAATTGTGGTTGATACTTGCAATAAAAAACGAGTTTTCGATCAAAGAGTTGAACCTATTCATTCATTAAAATTTGATCATCACCCTGAGGAAGACCAATTTATGTTTGGGATTGGAGGTGATTATTGGCCCGCCACTGGTCAATTGTTGGCAGAAATGGTTATTGAGTTAAATTTAAAAGTTAATCAATTAGCTTTACAAGCCATGACCATTGCAATATTAACAGACACAAATAATTTCACTGAGCGAAATATAAGTTCAAAAACATTTGATGTTATGTCCTGAATTATGACAAAAGGTGTTGATTATAAAAAAGCAATTAACAGCATTAAATTAAATAACGAAGAAAAGCAAATAATCCATAATACTATTTCAACAATTAAAACTGAGGGAATTGTAAGTTACATTATTAGTGAAAAAATCATTTCAAATGATATAGTAAGACCTTTAGTTAATCAATTTTTAAATATATCAAATTCAGAAGTTAATTTAGCTGTTCTTAAAGATAAAAGAGGATTATACCGTTGTTCAATTAGGTCAACATCAAGCTTTGATGTCAATGAAATTGCTAAAATATTTGGCGGAGGTGGGCACCATAATTCTTCCGGATTTATTCTAAATTCAATTGAAGAAGTAAAAAATGTTCTTGAGATAATTAACGCAAAAAAATAA
- a CDS encoding aminotransferase class V-fold PLP-dependent enzyme produces MKHLRNQFPMAKKIVYLDSAALVLKPNDAIKAVNNFYKNYSVSVRTSNSPLGIKNDLLIKNLRQKVSKLLLTNLEETSIIFTSGTTASLNNFAQMYSNSIEKGDEILLSAHNHSSNFIPWIEVAKLKNATIKVSQNIIEDINKNTKIIALSQITNNFHIDFDLNEIYAKAQKYNAIVVNDAAQAIVNEQVSMQNADVVAFSANKFYGPTGVGVLAVKNNLLKKLSPNIYGGGSVLGIAKDCNWIQNNSIEGFEPGTANFAGLHMFDAALTFFNQNIGYEKTNKIIRDLSNYTHKILKKVKNIEVYSKPGDHIVLFNIKQHDSHDVAHYLGTQNIYVRSGVFCAHYLKNIYNENSYVRVSLGIYNNKKDIKRLVEALNNGGDFIVI; encoded by the coding sequence ATGAAACACCTTCGCAATCAATTTCCAATGGCTAAAAAAATTGTTTATTTAGACAGTGCTGCACTGGTTTTAAAGCCAAATGATGCAATTAAAGCGGTGAATAATTTTTATAAAAATTACTCAGTAAGTGTTAGAACATCTAATTCGCCACTTGGAATAAAAAATGATTTACTAATTAAAAATCTTCGTCAAAAAGTTTCGAAACTTTTATTGACAAATTTAGAGGAAACATCAATAATTTTTACAAGCGGAACTACAGCTTCTTTAAATAATTTCGCCCAAATGTATTCAAATTCTATTGAAAAAGGTGATGAGATTTTATTATCTGCACATAATCATTCTTCAAACTTTATTCCTTGAATAGAAGTTGCTAAATTAAAAAATGCAACAATAAAAGTTTCGCAAAATATCATTGAGGATATTAATAAAAATACGAAAATTATTGCACTTAGCCAAATAACAAATAATTTTCATATCGATTTTGATTTAAATGAAATTTATGCAAAAGCTCAAAAATATAATGCCATTGTTGTAAATGACGCTGCACAAGCGATAGTTAATGAACAAGTGTCGATGCAAAATGCTGATGTTGTTGCGTTTAGCGCAAATAAATTTTATGGGCCTACGGGAGTTGGGGTTTTAGCAGTCAAAAATAATTTACTTAAAAAACTATCTCCTAATATTTATGGCGGTGGTTCAGTTTTAGGGATTGCTAAAGATTGTAATTGAATCCAAAACAACTCTATTGAAGGATTTGAACCTGGCACTGCAAACTTTGCTGGTTTACATATGTTTGATGCAGCTTTAACATTTTTTAATCAAAATATTGGTTATGAAAAGACAAATAAAATAATTAGAGATTTGTCTAATTACACTCATAAAATATTGAAAAAAGTAAAAAATATTGAAGTGTATTCTAAACCAGGCGATCACATTGTTTTATTTAATATTAAGCAGCATGATTCACACGATGTTGCGCATTATTTAGGTACTCAAAATATTTATGTTCGCTCCGGTGTTTTCTGTGCTCATTATTTAAAAAATATATATAATGAGAATTCGTATGTAAGAGTATCTTTAGGAATATATAATAATAAAAAAGATATCAAAAGACTTGTTGAAGCTTTAAATAATGGAGGTGATTTCATTGTCATATAA
- a CDS encoding nicotinate-nucleotide adenylyltransferase, with product MRIALFGGSFNPIHNGHIKIAQFAYNELKLDKLIFIPAATNPFKKKQKNESSEHRINMIKLAISSCGENFEVSEFETKKGGISYTYETIRYFKNKHPKDELFFILGSDCLPTLHKWEFIEEMTQSAQFVAFKRSTKIDKNNVKKFKILTLKNPIYEESSTSVRRGNLSYTNENVNKYIGENKLYAKEIIHSILSALRAKHSVAAAEFAGKLAKVHGLSYNQGYYAGLFHDICKEVPEENAREFISSFGLNGFDKQIYPRHKLHQVCGSLWVEHIYRINDLDIIQAIKVHTTLDLNLTVLDKILFIADKICDGRAFKGVQKLRKLCLEDLELGFKEVVKTNYEYNLDKGVVFDENQLEIYKKWMN from the coding sequence ATGAGAATAGCTTTGTTTGGGGGTAGCTTTAATCCAATTCATAATGGCCATATAAAAATTGCCCAATTTGCCTATAATGAATTGAAATTAGACAAATTAATATTTATTCCAGCAGCAACAAACCCATTTAAAAAGAAGCAAAAAAATGAATCATCAGAGCACAGAATAAATATGATTAAATTAGCAATAAGTAGTTGTGGTGAAAATTTTGAAGTTTCGGAATTCGAAACAAAAAAAGGTGGAATCAGCTACACTTATGAAACAATTAGATATTTTAAAAACAAACATCCTAAAGATGAATTATTCTTTATCTTAGGTTCTGATTGTTTACCTACGTTGCATAAGTGAGAATTCATCGAAGAAATGACACAATCTGCACAGTTTGTTGCATTTAAGCGTTCAACTAAAATCGATAAAAATAATGTTAAAAAATTTAAAATTTTAACCTTAAAAAACCCAATTTATGAAGAATCTTCAACATCAGTTAGAAGAGGAAATTTAAGTTACACTAATGAAAATGTTAATAAATATATTGGTGAAAATAAACTTTATGCAAAAGAAATAATACACTCGATTTTAAGTGCTTTAAGAGCAAAACATTCTGTTGCTGCTGCTGAATTTGCTGGAAAACTTGCAAAAGTGCATGGACTGAGCTATAATCAAGGATATTATGCTGGTTTATTTCATGATATTTGTAAGGAAGTTCCTGAAGAAAATGCAAGGGAATTTATCAGTAGTTTTGGTCTAAACGGGTTTGATAAACAAATCTATCCTCGTCATAAACTTCATCAAGTGTGTGGTTCACTATGGGTTGAACACATTTATAGGATCAATGATCTAGATATAATTCAAGCAATCAAAGTTCATACAACACTAGATCTTAATTTGACTGTCTTGGATAAAATTTTATTTATTGCAGATAAAATTTGTGATGGCAGAGCTTTTAAAGGTGTTCAAAAGTTGAGAAAACTTTGTCTTGAAGACCTTGAATTAGGGTTTAAAGAAGTTGTTAAAACTAACTACGAATATAATTTAGATAAAGGTGTTGTTTTTGACGAAAATCAATTAGAAATATATAAAAAATGGATGAATTAG